Proteins found in one Misgurnus anguillicaudatus chromosome 3, ASM2758022v2, whole genome shotgun sequence genomic segment:
- the LOC129444998 gene encoding UDP-glucuronosyltransferase 2A2-like, protein MHIFAGAMNGLIILTLLVMTVPVVQSGNVLVFPVDGSHWVNMNILIEVLHSKGHNITVIRMSDSWYIKESSPHYTSITVDAPGGFDEESFEMFASRLMRIQRDGSTWARLMLEIEMWQTTLEITKTESKMIEQMMEDEGLMQSLKDAKYDLMLTDPLMFGGILLGHYLKLPIVYNIRWTMYSEAHFAIAPSPLSYVPFPMLELSDRMSFFERVKNVFMYYLYETQAALLFGPYYNALCERFIGPGETFFPLIQAADLWLHRVDFIFEFPRPTMPNVVYMGGFQCKPSKPLPKDLEDFVQSSGDHGVIVMSLGTLVGQLPDDVAEAIAEAFAELPQKIIWRYKGRRPSALGNNTLKMDWIPQNDLLGHPKTRAFVAHGGTNGVQEAIYHGVPIIGFGLIFDQPDNLSKMRVKGVAKNVDFATVDKDSFLETVKEVLYNPSYRENMQRLSRLHRDVPVKPLDNAIFWIEFVMRHKGAAHLRTESYKMPWYSYHSVDVMLFLLSAVSLIILTTYVLIRYLCCRICTRKNKLE, encoded by the exons ATGCACATATTTGCAG GTGCCATGAATGGGCTGATCATATTAACCCTTCTGGTGATGACTGTCCCGGTCGTTCAGAGCGGGAATGTTCTTGTCTTTCCTGTGGACGGCAGTCATTGGGTCAACATGAACATCTTGATTGAGGTTCTTCACTCCAAAGGTCACAACATCACAGTCATCCGGATGTCAGACAGCTGGTACATCAAAGAATCTTCACCTCACTACACATCCATCACTGTGGATGCTCCTGGAGGGTTTGATGAAGAATCATTTGAGATGTTTGCGTCCAGACTTATGAGAATTCAAAGAGATGGTTCGACTTGGGCTCGTCTGATGCTGGAAATCGAGATGTGGCAAACTACTCTGGAGATCACCAAAACTGAAAGCAAGATGATTGAACAAATGATGGAAGATGAGGGGCTAATGCAGTCTTTAAAAGATGCCAAATATGATTTGATGCTTACAGATCCACTGATGTTTGGAGGTATTCTGTTAGGGCATTACCTGAAGTTACCCATTGTCTATAATATCCGCTGGACCATGTATAGTGAAGCTCACTTTGCTATAGCTCCTTCACCGCTTTCTTACGTACCCTTCCCAATGTTGGAGTTATCAGACCGTATGAGCTTTTTTGAAAGAGTGAAAAATGTTTTCATGTACTACTTATATGAAACACAAGCTGCTCTTCTGTTTGGTCCATATTATAATGCACTTTGTGAACGATTTATTGGTCCAGGAGAAACCTTCTTCCCTTTGATTCAGGCTGCTGATCTGTGGCTCCACAgggttgattttatttttgaatttcCACGGCCCACTATGCCAAATGTTGTCTACATGGGTGGCTTTCAGTGCAAGCCATCAAAGCCTCTTCCGAAAGATCTTGAGGACTTTGTGCAGAGCTCTGGTGATCATGGTGTCATCGTCATGTCTCTGGGCACTCTTGTTGGTCAACTTCCTGATGATGTGGCAGAGGCCATTGCTGAAGCTTTTGCTGAACTTCCACAGAAGATCATCTGGAGGTACAAAGGAAGGAGACCATCTGCACTGGGAAACAACACCTTAAAAATGGACTGGATACCTCAGAATGATCTTCTGGGTCATCCCAAAACCAGAGCTTTTGTGGCTCATGGTGGAACCAATGGAGTCCAAGAAGCCATCTACCATGGGGTACCAATCATTGGATTTGGACTCATCTTTGACCAGCCTGATAATCTTTCAAAGATGAGAGTGAAGGGTGTAGCCAAGAACGTAGACTTTGCCACAGTGGATAAGGACTCCTTCCTAGAAACTGTCAAGGAGGTTCTTTATAATCCCAGTTATCGGGAGAACATGCAGAGACTTTCAAGACTTCACAGAGACGTTCCAGTGAAGCCTCTGGACAACGCGATCTTCTGGATTGAGTTTGTCATGAGGCACAAAGGTGCTGCTCATTTACGCACAGAGTCGTATAAAATGCCCTGGTACTCGTATCACTCTGTTGATGTCATGTTGTTCCTGCTGTCTGCTGTGTCACTCATAATCCTGACCACATATGTGCTTATCAGATATTTATGCTGCAGAATATGTACAAGAAAAAACAAACTAGAATGA